The genomic DNA GGCCACTATGGACCGAATCAGCAAATTCTTCAAATCCAAAAGCCTTGCCGTCCTGCTCTTTCTTGTCGGGATGCTGCTATTCAACTGGCCCATCCTCTCCATGCCGTCCGGTGCCGGTGAAACAAGTATATTCAGCTACCTGATCATTGCTTGGTTCGTGATCGTCGTCCTGCTCATCGCGATGGGGGAATTCACCAGGCGGACCGGGAAAACGGACGGGGAGAGGTAGGCCGTGTTCAGTCCGTTGACCGTGTTACTCGTGCTGCTCGTCTACTTCGGACTGCTGTTTCTCCTGGCCCAATGGGTCGAGGGAAGTTCCTCCCTGAGCAAGAAAATATCCGGCAGCCCGGTCGTCTACGGACTGTCCCTTGCCGTGTACGCCACTTCCTGGACCTACTACGGCAGCGTGGGCAAGGCAGCCACTTCGGGCATGCTCTTCTCCACGGTCTACATCGGCCCCACCCTGACCATCATCCTGTGGTGGCAGATCATGCGCCGCATGGTCCGCATCAAGAACCGCTACCGCATCACATCCATTGCGGACTTCATTTCCGCCCGCTACGACCGATCCACATCCCTGGCAGCCCTGGCGGCGTGCGCCGCACTGATCGGAAACACGCCATATATTGCCCTGCAGATCAAGTCCGTTGTCGCTACCTTCACCATCATCGCGGGCGACCCCGTCCATGCCTCGTCCTGGATCCATGATCAGATTGGCCCCATCACGGTCGTCCTCATGATCACCTTCACCATCATGTTCGGCGTGCGCCGCATCGACCCGACGGAACGGCACCAGGGAATGATCACGGCCGTGGCCGTGGAGTCCATCGTCAAGCTGACCGCATTCCTGGCCTGCGGCATATTCGTCACTTACATCGCCCACAACGGGCTGGACGACCTCTTCCACAAAACCCAGACCATGGGCCATGATCTGGGAGAAATCATCACCCTGTCAGGCAAGAGCGAAACGCCTTACGCCACCTGGACCACATACATGATCCTGTCCATGTCTGCCATCATGTTCCTGCCGCGTCAGTTCCATGTAGCCGTGGTGGAAAATTCCGACGAAAAACACATCGCCACTGCCATGTGGCTGCTTCCGCTCTATATGCTGCTCATTTCGCTCTTCGTCATACCCATCGCCTTGGACGGACTGCGCATCGGCTTTGCCAAAACCATGGCCGATACCTACGTCCTTCGCCTGCCCATGTGGTATGACCAGCCCTGGCTGGCCCTGTTCGTCTACATCGGCGGAGTGTCTGCAGCCCTGGCCATGGTCATGATCTCATCCATGACCCTGTCCACCATGTTGACAAACCACATCGTATTGCCGGTCATTCGAGCCGTAAAGCCCCTTGAGCCCCTCCGACATCATCTTCTCCGAATCAAGTGGTTCGGGGTGGCCCTGGTCATTCTGACGGGATACTGGTTCAATGCCGCAGTGGGAGACTCGGTCATGCTGGTGAACATGGGCATGATCTCTTTTGCCGCCGCCCTCCAGTTCGCGCCCTCCATCCTCGGCGGGTTATTCTGGGAGCGAGGCAACAAAGTGGGGGCTCAGTTAGGCCTCATCAGCGGCTTTGCCATCTGGTTCTACACTCTGGTGATTCCTGTCTTTGCCGAGAGCGATTGGGCATTCCAGAGCCTCGTCCAAAACGGGCCCATGGGCATCGAACTCCTCAAGCCGGAAACGCTGTTTGGCATGATCGGCATGGACCCGCTCAGCCAGAGCGTGTTCTGGTCCATGCTGTTCAACGTGGGGCTCTACATGGCCGGATCCATGCTCTTCGAGCACAGAGCCACGGGCATGACCCTGGCCAAGGATTTCGTCACTATCCTCAATCAGGGAAGCAGCCCCACCCATATGGCTGGCGAGGCTACCATCGATCTCAAGGCCAAGACCAAGAAAATCATCACCACCCTGACCAGCTATGTCCCCATTGATGAGGCTGAAGCCATGTTCCTTGCCTGTGCTAGCCGCGTCGGGCTTTCGGGAAAAAGTGCGGTTTCGCTCACTCAGCTGGCAGAATTGCTCGGCGAGGTGGAAAAAACTTTGTCCGGCTCCGTGGGGGTGGCCGAAGCGCATTTGGCCCTCAAGAATGCCGAGGTGTATACCTCGGAGGAAAAGGCACGCCTTTCCAACATGTACGCCGAGATTCTGGCCGACCTGAAACTGACGCCGGGCGAACTCAAGCTCCGGGTGGACTATTACCGGGAACGGGAATCCATCCTGGTGCGTCTGGCCTCAGAGCTGGAAAACCGGGTCAAGGCGCGCACCAGGGCACTGGAGGCGGCCAACCAGGAACTCGAAGCCTTTTCCTATTCCGTTTCCCACGATCTGCGTACGCCGCTCCGGGCCATCGACGGATTCAGCCAAGCCCTGATCGAGGACTATGGAGACAAGTTCGACGCCAAGGGGCTAGACTTCCTGGACCGGGTCCGCAAAGCGAGCCAGCGCATGGGTGAACTCATCGACGACATCCTGACCCTGTCGCGCATGACCCGCATGGAAATGAAGCGCGAGACCGTGGATCTCAGCCGGACAGCCCTTGAGGTGGTGAACGCCATCCTGGAGGGCTCCCCCGAGCCCCACGTCAACATGCATATCCAGCCCGGCCTCACCGCCGAGGCGGATGAACGCCTTGTCAGGCTGCTCCTCGAAAACCTGCTGGGCAATGCGTGGAAATTCAGTGCTGGCACCGACACCCCCACCATTTCGTTTGGCACCGAAGAGACTCTGGGGACGACATGGTTCGTCGTGCGCGACAATGGGGCAGGATTCGACATGCAGTATGCTGACAGGCTGTTCCAGCCTTTTTCGCGCCTGCATTCCCAGGAGGAATTCGAGGGAACGGGCATAGGTCTGGCCATAGTGGACCGTGTCATACGCAAACACGGCGGGAAGATCCGCGCGGAAGGGCAGGTCGGCAAAGGCGCCGCATTCCTATTTACACTGCAAGAGGAGTAATTGATGCTCAACGCCACATCCAAGATCATTTTGCTAGTTGAGGACAACCCTGATGACGTTGCCTTAACGCTTCGGGCATTCAAGAAGAACAACATTATGAACACCGTTGTCGTGGCCAAGGACGGAGCCGAGGCGCTGGACTACCTGTTCTGCACCGGCGAATACTCCGACCGCGACATTAAAGATTCTCCGCAGATCATCTTGCTCGACCTGAAGCTGCCCAAAGTCAACGGCCTTAAGGTTCTCCAGAAGATCCGGGACGATGAACATACCCGGCTGTTGCCGGTGATCATCCTGACCTCGTCCAAGGAACAGCAGGATCTGCTTGACAGCTACAGCCTCGGCGCCAACAGCTACATCCGAAAGCCCATTGATTTTGACCAGTTCAGCGAGGCCGTCCGTCAGCTCGGCCTTTACTGGCTGGTGCTCAACGTGGGTCCGACAGAGGAATAGACCATGGAACCCACAGACTGCCAACGCATGCTCGACGAATTGAATCAAGAGATGGACCAGTTGCTTTACGTTCTTTCCCATGACTTGCGCGCACCTCTTCGAGCCATTGATGGCTTCAGTCAGGCCCTGATCGAGGATTGCGGCGACCAGATTGATGAGACCGGACGTGACTACCTCGAGCGGATTCGCAAGGGCGGCATAAGGATCAACGAATACATCGACGGGCTGCTTACGATGTCGCGCCAATCGCGGGGCGACATGCGGATCGAGATAGTCAACCTCTCGAAGCTCGCTCGGGAAACGGCGGACCGGGTGGCGAGTTGGCACGACGCCCACGCACCGAAGTTTTCCGTAACCGATGGGATCACGATGCCCATGGACCGCAGGCAAGCGGGCTTCCTCCTGGAAAAGTTGCTGGACAACGCCTGGAAGTTCACGGTGGGACTGGACCATGGCCAAATTGAGTTCGGACGCATGGACATAGACGGCGAAGCGGTCTGCTTCGTCCGCGACAACGGGGTCGGCTTTGACATGGAGTACGCCCGAAGCAGACTGTTCGGTCCATTCCAGCGCATGCATCCGGACCAGGAATACCCTGGGCTCGGCACCGGACTGGCCACGGCCAAACGCATCATCAACCGCCACGGCGGCCGCATCTGGGCCGAGTCGGAGAAAGACAAGGGGACCACGATCTTTTTTGTCGTTGGCCGGGAATAGGAGGTCGCCATGTCCACACCGATACGTATTCTAATCGTCGAGGATTCGGAAGACGACGCCCTGCTCACCCTGCGCGAGTTGAAAAAAGGCGGCTACGATGTGGAATGGAAGATGGTGGATACGCCGCAAGCCCTCGACAGGGCGCTGGATGAAGGGCACTGGGACATCATCCTCTCCGACTTCCAGATGCCCGCATTTGATGGCCGCGAGGCATTGCGTCTGGTCCACGAGAAGGGCCTCGACGTGCCGTTCATCGTCATCTCCGGTGTGCTGGTGGAAGAAAATGCCGTGGAGATTCTCAAGGCCGGTGCCAGCGATTACGTGAAAAAGGGCAACTGGGCACGGCTCATCCCTGCCGTGGAGCGGGAGCTGCGCGAGGCCGAGAGCCGTAAGGAGCGCAAACGCGCGCAAAAAGAGGAAGCCAAGGCGCAGGAGCGCTACCGCACCCTGTTCGAAAGCGCGGTGGAAGGCATCTTCCAGTCCTCGCCATCCGGACGTTTCATATCGGTCAACCCGGCCATGGCCCAGTTGCACGGATACAAGACGCCTGACGAACTCATCAACGCGATCACCGATATCCCCCATCAGCTATATGTCGACTCCTCCACCCGCGAGGAACTGCTCCATGCCGTGCGGACCACCGGCCAGCTCTCCGGCTTCGAGGCGGAATTCTAACGCAGGGATGGATCCCGCATGTGGATATCCATCAATTGCCGCGGCGTATTCGACGACGACGGAGACCTGGAACTCATCGAAGGCTTTGCCATGGACATTACCGAGCGCAAACGGGCCGAACACGATCTGGCAGAAATGAACCGTCAGTTGGAAAAACTGGTGGCCGACCGAACCATGGACCTGGAACGTAAGGCCGCGGAATTGGAACAAGCCAACCTGCGCCTCAAGGAACTGGACCAACTCAAGACAGACTTTCTCTCCTCGGTTTCCCACGAACTACGCACCCCGCTGACCAGTGTGCTCGGCTTTGCCAAGCTTATCCATCGCGATTTCTGCAAGAAGTTCCTCCCCGGGGCCGGATGCGTGGTCGATGCGACAGTAATGGGCAACCGTATCTGTGCCAATCTGGACATCATCGTCCACGAGGGCGAGCGGCTGACCCGGCTGGTTAATGATTTTTTGGACTTGGCCCGCATTGAGGCAGGACGCATGAAGTGGAACGAACAGTGTGTCCTGCCGTCCCAAGTGCTGGCCCAGGCCGCCAACGCCGTGTCGGGGCTCTACATCGAAAACACCAACCTGGAACTGATCACCGATGTGC from Pseudodesulfovibrio aespoeensis Aspo-2 includes the following:
- a CDS encoding ATP-binding protein — its product is MFSPLTVLLVLLVYFGLLFLLAQWVEGSSSLSKKISGSPVVYGLSLAVYATSWTYYGSVGKAATSGMLFSTVYIGPTLTIILWWQIMRRMVRIKNRYRITSIADFISARYDRSTSLAALAACAALIGNTPYIALQIKSVVATFTIIAGDPVHASSWIHDQIGPITVVLMITFTIMFGVRRIDPTERHQGMITAVAVESIVKLTAFLACGIFVTYIAHNGLDDLFHKTQTMGHDLGEIITLSGKSETPYATWTTYMILSMSAIMFLPRQFHVAVVENSDEKHIATAMWLLPLYMLLISLFVIPIALDGLRIGFAKTMADTYVLRLPMWYDQPWLALFVYIGGVSAALAMVMISSMTLSTMLTNHIVLPVIRAVKPLEPLRHHLLRIKWFGVALVILTGYWFNAAVGDSVMLVNMGMISFAAALQFAPSILGGLFWERGNKVGAQLGLISGFAIWFYTLVIPVFAESDWAFQSLVQNGPMGIELLKPETLFGMIGMDPLSQSVFWSMLFNVGLYMAGSMLFEHRATGMTLAKDFVTILNQGSSPTHMAGEATIDLKAKTKKIITTLTSYVPIDEAEAMFLACASRVGLSGKSAVSLTQLAELLGEVEKTLSGSVGVAEAHLALKNAEVYTSEEKARLSNMYAEILADLKLTPGELKLRVDYYRERESILVRLASELENRVKARTRALEAANQELEAFSYSVSHDLRTPLRAIDGFSQALIEDYGDKFDAKGLDFLDRVRKASQRMGELIDDILTLSRMTRMEMKRETVDLSRTALEVVNAILEGSPEPHVNMHIQPGLTAEADERLVRLLLENLLGNAWKFSAGTDTPTISFGTEETLGTTWFVVRDNGAGFDMQYADRLFQPFSRLHSQEEFEGTGIGLAIVDRVIRKHGGKIRAEGQVGKGAAFLFTLQEE
- a CDS encoding response regulator; this encodes MSTPIRILIVEDSEDDALLTLRELKKGGYDVEWKMVDTPQALDRALDEGHWDIILSDFQMPAFDGREALRLVHEKGLDVPFIVISGVLVEENAVEILKAGASDYVKKGNWARLIPAVERELREAESRKERKRAQKEEAKAQERYRTLFESAVEGIFQSSPSGRFISVNPAMAQLHGYKTPDELINAITDIPHQLYVDSSTREELLHAVRTTGQLSGFEAEF
- a CDS encoding sensor histidine kinase, whose product is MEPTDCQRMLDELNQEMDQLLYVLSHDLRAPLRAIDGFSQALIEDCGDQIDETGRDYLERIRKGGIRINEYIDGLLTMSRQSRGDMRIEIVNLSKLARETADRVASWHDAHAPKFSVTDGITMPMDRRQAGFLLEKLLDNAWKFTVGLDHGQIEFGRMDIDGEAVCFVRDNGVGFDMEYARSRLFGPFQRMHPDQEYPGLGTGLATAKRIINRHGGRIWAESEKDKGTTIFFVVGRE
- a CDS encoding response regulator, whose translation is MLNATSKIILLVEDNPDDVALTLRAFKKNNIMNTVVVAKDGAEALDYLFCTGEYSDRDIKDSPQIILLDLKLPKVNGLKVLQKIRDDEHTRLLPVIILTSSKEQQDLLDSYSLGANSYIRKPIDFDQFSEAVRQLGLYWLVLNVGPTEE
- a CDS encoding sensor histidine kinase → MDLERKAAELEQANLRLKELDQLKTDFLSSVSHELRTPLTSVLGFAKLIHRDFCKKFLPGAGCVVDATVMGNRICANLDIIVHEGERLTRLVNDFLDLARIEAGRMKWNEQCVLPSQVLAQAANAVSGLYIENTNLELITDVPADLPEMLLDPDRMTQVIINLLNNAAKFTKTGTVTLRAGLNDARDTLEIRVIDTGVGIPEEDLEKIFTKFHQVQGQEIQDIGIRGSGLGLSISRHIVEHYGGTIRAESEVNKGSTFVLTFPLTTAAECAEAKP